One Rhizobiales bacterium GAS188 DNA window includes the following coding sequences:
- a CDS encoding Glutathione S-transferase — protein MITLYSYPELFGVADNNGYGLKVFAFLKLAGVPFVHQHIFDASAAPRGQLPYIVDDGEAIGHSDTIIAHLIHRYGLTIDDGLTPMRRDTGHLVTRMLDDLYWVMSYSRWKDEAFWPAFHNALAREHPSLTEEALAKAREFNAKRYHYQGIGRYAPPAAYARGLADLRVLANLVPAQAYLFGPKPTSTDAAIYGFLANIYFYPIETPLRQFVVSQANLVRHCTAIHAAVG, from the coding sequence ATGATCACTCTCTATTCCTACCCTGAGCTCTTCGGCGTCGCCGACAATAACGGCTATGGGCTCAAGGTCTTTGCCTTCCTCAAGCTTGCCGGCGTGCCGTTCGTCCATCAGCACATCTTCGACGCCTCGGCGGCTCCGCGTGGGCAGCTTCCCTACATCGTCGACGATGGCGAGGCGATCGGTCACAGCGACACGATCATCGCGCATCTCATCCACCGCTATGGGCTGACCATCGACGACGGGCTCACCCCTATGCGGCGCGACACCGGCCATCTCGTCACCCGCATGCTCGACGATCTCTACTGGGTCATGTCCTATTCGCGCTGGAAGGACGAGGCGTTCTGGCCGGCCTTTCACAATGCGCTGGCCCGCGAGCATCCGAGCCTGACCGAGGAAGCGCTCGCGAAGGCGCGGGAATTCAACGCCAAGCGCTACCACTACCAGGGCATCGGCCGCTACGCTCCGCCGGCCGCCTATGCGCGCGGCCTCGCGGATCTGCGGGTGCTGGCCAACCTCGTCCCGGCGCAGGCCTACCTGTTCGGCCCGAAGCCGACCAGCACCGACGCTGCCATCTACGGCTTCCTCGCCAATATCTACTTCTATCCGATCGAGACGCCGCTCCGGCAGTTCGTCGTCTCGCAGGCCAATCTCGTCCGCCACTGCACCGCGATCCATGCGGCCGTCGGTTAA